The following is a genomic window from Streptomyces lincolnensis.
CAGGAAGACCGCGGCGAACGCGTACAGCGCGAGGGAGTCGTCGCTGCCGTACTCCTTGCTGATCCAGCCGTAAACGGCGACGACGGCCACGAAGACCACCGCCCGCACGACGCTCGCGCCCCGGCTGCGGGAGCGGCGTGCCACGCCCAGCGGGCCGACGACCACCTGACGGAGTCCGGCGAGCGCGCTGACCACGGCCAGCGCGACCACCCCGGCCATGACAGCCAGGAGTGGCAGCGCGCCGATCCACAGGTCGGCCGGGTACCAGGCGCCTCCCGCGAGCGGCAGACTCGCCGCCGGCAGCAGCAGCACCGCATACCCCACGGCGCCGAGCAGTGTCCCGGCCGCCCCGGTGAGCAGTGCCTCGGCGGCCGTCATTCCGGCGACACGGCCCGGCGTGGCACCGATCAGGCGCAGCGCGGCGAGGCGCTGGTCGCGGCGGGAGACCGACAGGCGCGCGGCCGAAGCCGCCAGCACCAGCAGCGGAACGATGACGAGGACGGTGGCGACCCGGGCCAGGGACTCGTACATCCTGCCCGTGCCGTCCGTCAGCGGCGCGCCGGCGAAGGACGCGACGCGAGTGGGGGAGACGATGTCGCCGGCCCGGCGCGGATCGGGCGCGCGCTCGGCGGTGACCGCCGGATCGCCGGGGCGGTGTCCGATCACCGCGACGAGTTCGCCGGGGTGGGCCAGTGCCGCGCGGCCCAGGGCTCCGGTGAGCGTGCCGGGCACCGGGTGGCGGTCGGCGGGCAGCCGGTCGAGCAGGGCGCCGAGCGCCGGGGAGACCCACAGTTCGCCGGGCGCGGGGAAGCGGCCGAGGCCGGGCGGGGCGGGAGCGGCGCGGCCGGGCAGTCGGGCGACGTCCACGACGGTGACGGGTGCTCCTCCGGTGAAGGTGGTCCCGACAGCCTCGACCGCCACGGGGCGGGAGGACTCCACGGGGTTGCGCCAGTCGGTGCGGTCCGCGCGGTGCTGGAAACCGAGGTTCATCGCGACGCACAGCAGCAGCAGTGTGGTGGACACGGCCGCCGCCGCGACCGCGAGCCCGGTGGCGAGCAGGCCGGTGCGGCCACCGGCCCGCGTGAGCCGCCAGGTCAGCGCCCAGGTGGTGCGGTCCAGTGTCCTCATCGCCGGTACCCCGCGTTCGCCTCGGCCCCGGTGCCCGTCACAGCCCCGGCCTCCGACTCGGTGTGAACCTCGGCCAGCCGGCCGTCACGCACCTGCACCGTGCGGTCGCACCAGCGGGCCACGTTCGCGTCGTGGGTGACCAGGACCAGGGCGGCGCCCTGGCGGCGGCTGATGTCCGTCAGCAGGTGGATGACCTCCATGCCGGTGGCCTGGTCCAACGCGCCGGTCGGCTCGTCGGCGAAGATCACCTTTGGCTTGCCGACCAGAGCCCGGGCGATGGCCACCCGCTGCGCCTGACCTCCGGACAGCTGCCCGGGGCGCCGGGCTTCCAGGCCCTGGAGGCCCAGGGGGCCGAACCACTGCCGGGCCTGCTCGACGGCCGCCCGGCGTGGCGTGCCGCCGAGCATCAGCGGCAGGGCGACGTTCTCGTCGGCGGGCAGTTCCGGCAGCAACTGGCCGGACTGGAAGACGAAGCCGAACGCGGTGCGGCGCAGCTCGCTGCGGGCCGGTTCACGAAGCTGGTCGACCCTCCCCCGGACTTCGTCCGGGGGGACCCCCGTCTCGCTTCGCTCGCCGTCCAGCAGGACCTCGCCGGAATCGGGCCGTTCGATGCCTGCCAGGCAGTGCAGCAGGGTGGACTTGCCGGAGCCGGACGGGCCCATGACGGCCAGAGACTCGCCGGCCGTCACGACGATGTCGACGCCGGCCAGGGCGCGGGCCATGCCGTAGGACTTGAACAGGCCGGTGCCGGTCAGGACGGCGGAGGGGGTGTTCATCGGGCGGACTCCCCGGAAGAAACGGTGATCATCGGATGCATGCCGTCCACGATCGGGGCGTACGGCACCCGGCGGGCTCGGCCGGACGGCCGGTTGTGAGGGTCGGACATCGGCCATTCGGCCGAGTCCGCGGGGAATCGCCTCTTCCGTATTCTGCCGAGCGTGTACACCGAGACTTCGCCGCTCCGCCGGGCGCTGATCGCCGCCGGCTGGATCCTCCTCGGCCTGCTGGGGCTGCTGGACGTGTTCGCCGGCCGGGATCCCGACTACCGCTGGACGAGCTGGCTGCCGATCGTGTCCGGGCCGCTTGCCTGCACGGCGCTGTTGTGGCCCGGCCGTGGGCCCACGACGCAGGTACGTGCCGTACTCGTCGCCGGCGGCTCGCTGGCCCTCACTATCGGGATCGGCACAGTCGCGGGCCCGGACGGTGCCGGTACCTGGGGGCTGCTGGAGAGCGTCGCTCTGCTGGTGCTGCTTTCCCGTGCGGTGTGGGTGGTGCCGCGCCCGAGAACCGCGGCAGCCGTGTCGGCCGCACTGGCCGTGGCGGCCATCGCGATCCCGCTGCGCTGGCTGCCGAAGGACATCCAGACCGACAGCCAGACCGCCATCAACTGGTGCCTGCTGATGACGCTGGGCGCCGGCACAGCTCTCGCCTGGGGCCTGCGCGCACGGCTGCTGGAGGAGCAACGGGCCCGCGACATCGCCGCCGTACGCCAGCGCCAGCGCCTGGAACTCGCCCACGACCTGCACGACTTCGTCGCCCACCACGTCACCGGCATCATCGTCCAGGCCAACGCCGCGCTGGCACTCCAGCACACCGCACCGGAACAGGTCGGACCGCTGCTGGAGAACATCACCCGGTCCGGATCGGAGACGCTGGACTCGATGCGCCGCCTGGTGCGGGTCCTGCGCGAGGACGACCACGAGGGCGTGCGGCCCGGCGAGGTCTGGGCGGAACTCGCCCATCTGGTCTCGGCATTCTCCGAAGACGAAGCCGACGTCCGGCTGCACGTCGCCGCGGGTGCCCGCGAGGCGCGTCTCGCCCCCGAGGTGGAGACCTCCGTGCACCGAGTCGTGCAGGAGGCCCTGACCAACGTGCGCCGCCACGCGCACGGCGCCGTAGTGGCCGTACGGGTCGACATGGACGGGCCCCGGCTGCGGGTAGAGGTGCACAACACGGCACCGGCCGCACGCCACCCCGGCCCGGTCGGCGGACGTGGCGGCTTCGGACTGGTCGGCCTGCGCGAACGCGTAGAAGCGGTGGAGGGCGTGCTGACCGCCGCCCCCACCGACGACGGCGGCTGGCGGGTGACCGCCGACTTCCCGATGCTGGCCGCCATGGCAGGATCACCGGCGTGAACGACACGGCGATCCGCGTACTGATCGCGGACGACCAGGAAATGGTCCGCATGGGCTTCCGGCTGATCCTCGGCGCCCAGCCCGGCATCGAGGTGGTCGGCGAGGCCGCCGACGGCGCCGCCTGCGTGGAACTCGCCCGCCGACTGCGGCCCGACGTGTGCCTGGTCGACATCCGGATGCCGAAACTGGACGGCCTGGACGTCACCCGCGCGCTGGCCGGACCCGGAGTCCACAACCCGATGCGGGTCGTCGTGATCACCACGTTCGACCAGGACGACTACGTGCACACGGCGCTGCGCAACGGGGCGTGCGGCTTCCTGCTCAAGGACGCCCCGCCCAGCCTGCTGATCGAGGCGGTACGGGCCGCCTCCCGCGGCGACGCGCTGGTCTCCCCCGCCGTCACCGTCCGGCTGCTGAGGGAGCTGTCCGCCACACGGCCCGCCCCGGACGCCGGAAGCCCGCTCACCGACCGCGAACTCGACGTGGCCCGACTGGTCGCGGTGGGCCGCACCAACCAGGAGATCTGCGACCAACTCGTGGTGTCACTGTCCACGGTCAAGACCCACCTGGCCAACATCCAGCAGAAGATCGACGCCCGTAACCGGGTCGAGATCGCCGCCTGGGCCTGGGAGTCCGGCACGGTGCGGGGACGATAGGACCGGCTGCACAGCCGCTGCGGCCGGACCGGGAGTTCGACGTCGCGGAAAGGGCAGGCGGCTTCACCCTGGAGGCCGGTCGGTAGTCCGAGCACGGCTTCCGTCTCGCCGCCCGGACGATCGCGGAAGGTCAGGCGGGCACCCAGGAGGCGTGTCTGGCCGAAAGGACGGCGGCTCGGAAGTCTGGTTCAGCGCGAACGGCTCATGACTGGTGCGGCGA
Proteins encoded in this region:
- a CDS encoding FtsX-like permease family protein, with amino-acid sequence MRTLDRTTWALTWRLTRAGGRTGLLATGLAVAAAAVSTTLLLLCVAMNLGFQHRADRTDWRNPVESSRPVAVEAVGTTFTGGAPVTVVDVARLPGRAAPAPPGLGRFPAPGELWVSPALGALLDRLPADRHPVPGTLTGALGRAALAHPGELVAVIGHRPGDPAVTAERAPDPRRAGDIVSPTRVASFAGAPLTDGTGRMYESLARVATVLVIVPLLVLAASAARLSVSRRDQRLAALRLIGATPGRVAGMTAAEALLTGAAGTLLGAVGYAVLLLPAASLPLAGGAWYPADLWIGALPLLAVMAGVVALAVVSALAGLRQVVVGPLGVARRSRSRGASVVRAVVFVAVVAVYGWISKEYGSDDSLALYAFAAVFLALAVIGPWVVRLLGRIVTALAKRPATLLAGRRLLDDPKAAWRIVSGLTLAGFVAGFFALLTLDAAPPWGGRPDQLALAAPVHQVTQVREQAEQRLRAAGVSAVVGVDDGFVATAPYDSRQVTATVSGGPAELDRARTALTGLTPDQYPLTTIDVNWSETRFTQDFTILTRVVLVVTFTVAITSAGITAAAAVLDRRRTYALLHLAGTPLRVLDAARNRETLIPVTVLAGGAVATGLLCGGSMMLAGGDSSFEARGLTVLAVCCAAGVGGILAAGGLSRPLLRSVTRQAGARGE
- a CDS encoding ABC transporter ATP-binding protein translates to MNTPSAVLTGTGLFKSYGMARALAGVDIVVTAGESLAVMGPSGSGKSTLLHCLAGIERPDSGEVLLDGERSETGVPPDEVRGRVDQLREPARSELRRTAFGFVFQSGQLLPELPADENVALPLMLGGTPRRAAVEQARQWFGPLGLQGLEARRPGQLSGGQAQRVAIARALVGKPKVIFADEPTGALDQATGMEVIHLLTDISRRQGAALVLVTHDANVARWCDRTVQVRDGRLAEVHTESEAGAVTGTGAEANAGYRR
- a CDS encoding sensor histidine kinase — its product is MYTETSPLRRALIAAGWILLGLLGLLDVFAGRDPDYRWTSWLPIVSGPLACTALLWPGRGPTTQVRAVLVAGGSLALTIGIGTVAGPDGAGTWGLLESVALLVLLSRAVWVVPRPRTAAAVSAALAVAAIAIPLRWLPKDIQTDSQTAINWCLLMTLGAGTALAWGLRARLLEEQRARDIAAVRQRQRLELAHDLHDFVAHHVTGIIVQANAALALQHTAPEQVGPLLENITRSGSETLDSMRRLVRVLREDDHEGVRPGEVWAELAHLVSAFSEDEADVRLHVAAGAREARLAPEVETSVHRVVQEALTNVRRHAHGAVVAVRVDMDGPRLRVEVHNTAPAARHPGPVGGRGGFGLVGLRERVEAVEGVLTAAPTDDGGWRVTADFPMLAAMAGSPA
- a CDS encoding response regulator — its product is MNDTAIRVLIADDQEMVRMGFRLILGAQPGIEVVGEAADGAACVELARRLRPDVCLVDIRMPKLDGLDVTRALAGPGVHNPMRVVVITTFDQDDYVHTALRNGACGFLLKDAPPSLLIEAVRAASRGDALVSPAVTVRLLRELSATRPAPDAGSPLTDRELDVARLVAVGRTNQEICDQLVVSLSTVKTHLANIQQKIDARNRVEIAAWAWESGTVRGR